One genomic segment of Streptomyces sp. TLI_146 includes these proteins:
- a CDS encoding ABC transporter permease, whose product MTVGHAPPDISGKSPSFEPPLPARAQGLELVTVPPSSRRRRLAVPRWLRRTAGPLLLLAVWQVASATGALDPDVLASPGTIARAGRDLIADGTLPSAMAVSLRRVVFGLLIGGVAGVGLALVSGLSRLGEDLVDATVQMLRTVPWVGLIPLFIIWLGIGEAPKVALIALGVAFHLYLNVYAGIRGVDEQLVEAGQSLGLGRWGLVRHVVLPGALPGAMTGLRYSLATAWLALVFGESINAEDGIGFLMNQAREFFRTDVIVVCLVVYAFLGLIADAVVRTLERLLLQWRPTFKGQ is encoded by the coding sequence ATGACCGTCGGCCATGCTCCGCCGGATATTTCCGGTAAATCCCCCTCCTTCGAGCCACCCCTCCCGGCCCGCGCCCAGGGCCTCGAACTCGTCACCGTCCCGCCCTCCTCCCGCCGCCGTCGGCTCGCCGTGCCGCGCTGGCTGCGGCGGACCGCCGGGCCGCTGCTGCTCCTCGCCGTGTGGCAGGTGGCCAGCGCCACCGGCGCGCTCGACCCCGACGTCCTCGCCTCGCCCGGCACCATCGCCCGGGCCGGCCGGGACCTGATCGCGGACGGCACCCTGCCCTCCGCGATGGCCGTATCGCTCCGGCGCGTCGTCTTCGGGCTGCTCATCGGCGGGGTCGCCGGCGTCGGGCTCGCCCTGGTGTCGGGGTTGTCGCGACTGGGCGAGGATCTGGTGGACGCCACCGTCCAGATGCTCAGGACCGTTCCCTGGGTCGGCCTCATCCCGCTCTTCATCATCTGGCTCGGCATCGGCGAGGCCCCCAAGGTTGCCCTCATCGCCCTCGGGGTCGCCTTCCACCTCTATCTGAACGTGTACGCCGGGATCCGCGGCGTGGACGAGCAACTCGTCGAGGCCGGGCAGTCGTTGGGGCTCGGCCGGTGGGGGCTCGTACGGCACGTGGTCCTGCCGGGCGCGCTGCCCGGCGCGATGACCGGGCTGCGGTACTCGCTCGCCACCGCCTGGCTGGCCCTCGTCTTCGGGGAGTCCATCAACGCCGAGGACGGCATCGGCTTCCTCATGAACCAGGCCCGCGAGTTCTTCCGCACCGACGTGATCGTCGTCTGCCTCGTCGTCTACGCCTTCCTCGGCCTGATCGCCGACGCCGTCGTCCGCACTCTCGAAAGGCTGCTGCTGCAATGGCGACCGACCTTCAAGGGCCAGTGA
- a CDS encoding ABC transporter ATP-binding protein, which produces MATDLQGPVTAPVTTDAVRVRGLTRAFEGRPVIDGLDLTLRAGEFTALLGHSGCGKSTLLRVLAGLDRDIEGTVLVPKRRAVAFQAPRLMPWKRVWRNVLLGLPGKPERAVAERALEEVGLGHRSGAWPKTLSGGEAQRASLARALVREPDLLLLDEPFGALDALTRIKAQQLVAELWQRRGCAVLLVTHDVDEALLLADRALVMRDGVIAYDTPVTPARPRTRDAPALTGLRSRLLTELGVEQPAAPAAGHPTAA; this is translated from the coding sequence ATGGCGACCGACCTTCAAGGGCCAGTGACCGCACCGGTGACCACCGACGCCGTACGGGTACGGGGGCTCACCCGGGCCTTCGAGGGCCGTCCCGTCATCGACGGCCTCGATCTGACCCTGCGCGCGGGCGAGTTCACCGCGCTCCTCGGCCACAGCGGCTGCGGCAAGTCGACGCTGCTGCGCGTGCTGGCCGGGCTCGACCGCGACATCGAGGGCACGGTCCTCGTCCCCAAGCGGCGCGCGGTCGCCTTCCAGGCACCCCGGCTCATGCCCTGGAAGCGGGTGTGGCGCAATGTGCTGCTCGGCCTGCCGGGCAAGCCCGAACGGGCCGTGGCGGAGAGGGCGTTGGAGGAGGTCGGGCTCGGCCACCGCTCGGGTGCCTGGCCCAAGACGCTCTCCGGCGGCGAGGCCCAGCGCGCCTCGCTGGCCCGCGCCCTGGTGCGCGAGCCGGACCTGCTGCTGCTCGACGAGCCGTTCGGCGCGCTCGACGCACTGACCCGGATCAAGGCGCAGCAGCTGGTGGCCGAGCTGTGGCAGCGGCGCGGCTGCGCGGTGCTGCTGGTCACGCACGACGTGGACGAGGCGCTGCTGCTCGCGGACCGCGCGCTGGTGATGCGGGACGGCGTCATCGCGTACGACACCCCGGTCACCCCGGCCCGTCCGCGCACCCGCGACGCCCCCGCCCTGACCGGGCTGCGCTCCCGACTGCTCACCGAACTCGGCGTGGAGCAGCCCGCGGCCCCCGCCGCCGGCCACCCCACCGCCGCCTGA
- a CDS encoding ABC transporter substrate-binding protein, giving the protein MRHRSLPLLPLLLLPLPLALTACGGDSAADDRSGSAAVTLNVGDQKGGYEAVLRAAGELDHLPYKIKWSTFTSGPPLLEAVNAKAVDIGGVGNTPPVFAAGAGSRIKVVAATHGSSAGEAVLVPADSPLKGPADLKGRSIAVARGSSAHYQLLTTLKKAGLTLSDVKVDYLQPADALAAFSRGKVDAWAVWDPYTSQVLKGGKARVLTTGEGSVNGLGFQVAAPAALSDPAKAKAVADYLSRLQRAQDWVFKHPEAWAKAWSKETGLPYDVALDSVKRSNGTRVAVAVDDAAIASEQRIADTFADLKLIPRRFSFKEYVDTRFNGTLPASTTAPRTYGKAAS; this is encoded by the coding sequence ATGCGACACCGCTCACTCCCCCTGCTCCCGCTGCTCCTGCTTCCGCTCCCCCTCGCCCTCACCGCCTGCGGCGGCGACTCCGCCGCCGACGACAGGTCCGGTTCCGCCGCCGTCACGCTCAACGTCGGTGACCAGAAGGGCGGTTACGAAGCCGTCCTGCGAGCCGCCGGTGAGCTCGACCATCTCCCGTACAAGATCAAGTGGTCCACCTTCACCTCCGGGCCGCCGCTGCTCGAAGCCGTGAACGCCAAGGCCGTCGACATCGGCGGCGTCGGCAACACCCCGCCCGTCTTCGCCGCCGGAGCCGGCTCCAGGATCAAGGTGGTCGCCGCCACCCACGGCTCCTCCGCCGGGGAGGCGGTCCTCGTCCCCGCCGACTCCCCGCTGAAGGGACCGGCCGACCTCAAGGGCAGGTCCATCGCGGTCGCCCGGGGCAGCTCCGCCCACTACCAGTTGCTGACCACGCTGAAGAAGGCCGGGCTCACCCTGTCCGACGTCAAGGTCGACTACCTCCAGCCGGCGGACGCGCTCGCCGCGTTCAGCCGGGGCAAGGTCGACGCCTGGGCGGTGTGGGACCCGTACACCTCTCAGGTCCTGAAGGGCGGAAAGGCCCGCGTCCTCACCACCGGCGAGGGCAGCGTCAACGGCCTCGGCTTCCAGGTCGCCGCCCCGGCCGCCCTCTCGGACCCCGCGAAGGCCAAGGCGGTCGCCGACTACCTCAGCCGCCTCCAGCGCGCCCAGGACTGGGTCTTCAAGCACCCCGAGGCCTGGGCGAAGGCCTGGTCGAAGGAGACCGGTCTGCCCTACGACGTCGCCCTGGACTCGGTGAAGCGCAGCAACGGCACCCGGGTGGCGGTCGCCGTCGACGACGCCGCGATCGCCTCCGAGCAGCGGATCGCGGACACCTTCGCCGACCTGAAGCTGATCCCGCGCCGCTTCTCCTTCAAGGAGTACGTCGACACCCGCTTCAACGGCACCCTGCCCGCCTCCACCACCGCGCCCCGCACCTATGGAAAGGCCGCCTCATGA
- a CDS encoding LLM class flavin-dependent oxidoreductase, translated as MTVRLHWFLPTGGDGRTLVDRHAYTDGGIKRSRITPVSGVRAPDIDYLVQIAKAAEQLGFEAVLTPTGTWCEDAWLTTVALSQHTERLKFLVAFRPGVISPVLAAQMAATYQRVTRGRLLLNVVTGGDSTEQRRFGDHLDHDRRYARTSEFLSVVRGVWRGQPYDFDGEHFQVAGGLTALPPDPLPEIFFGGSSAAAGPVAADHADVYLTWGEPPAQVKEKIDWIRALAEERGRTVRFGIRLHTISRDSAREAWATAYRLLDDLDPETVAAAQQALGRSESVGQQRMLALHGGGSLERDQLEISPNLWAGVGLVRGGAGTALVGSHGEVADRIEEYHDLGIEHFVLSGYPHLEEAYWFGEGVTPELAARGLLPTVPASPLLGVPAANGRPASAPGGAPLLVGGGR; from the coding sequence ATGACCGTCCGTCTGCACTGGTTCCTGCCCACCGGCGGTGACGGCCGCACCCTGGTCGACCGCCACGCGTACACCGACGGGGGGATCAAACGCTCCCGGATCACCCCGGTCAGCGGCGTCCGCGCGCCCGACATCGACTATCTGGTCCAGATCGCCAAGGCGGCCGAGCAGTTGGGGTTCGAGGCCGTGCTCACCCCGACCGGGACGTGGTGCGAGGACGCCTGGCTGACCACGGTCGCCCTCTCCCAGCACACCGAGCGGCTGAAGTTCCTGGTGGCGTTCCGGCCGGGCGTGATCTCGCCGGTGCTCGCCGCGCAGATGGCCGCGACCTACCAGCGCGTCACCCGCGGGCGACTGCTCCTGAACGTCGTCACCGGCGGCGACTCCACCGAACAGCGGCGCTTCGGCGACCACTTGGACCACGACCGCCGCTACGCCCGTACCTCGGAGTTCCTCTCGGTGGTACGGGGTGTGTGGCGCGGGCAGCCGTACGACTTCGACGGCGAGCACTTCCAGGTGGCGGGCGGGCTCACCGCCCTGCCGCCGGACCCGCTGCCGGAGATCTTCTTCGGCGGCTCGTCGGCCGCCGCCGGGCCGGTCGCGGCCGACCACGCCGATGTCTACCTCACCTGGGGCGAGCCGCCCGCGCAGGTCAAGGAGAAGATCGACTGGATCCGGGCGCTGGCCGAGGAGCGCGGCCGGACCGTCCGGTTCGGCATCCGGCTGCACACCATCTCCCGCGACTCGGCGCGCGAGGCGTGGGCGACGGCGTACCGGCTGCTCGACGACCTCGACCCCGAGACGGTCGCCGCGGCCCAGCAGGCGCTCGGCAGGAGCGAGTCGGTCGGCCAGCAGCGGATGCTGGCGCTGCACGGCGGCGGCTCGCTGGAGCGCGACCAGTTGGAGATCTCCCCGAACCTGTGGGCGGGCGTGGGCCTGGTGCGGGGCGGCGCGGGCACCGCGCTGGTGGGCAGCCACGGCGAGGTGGCGGACCGCATCGAGGAGTACCACGACCTGGGCATCGAGCACTTCGTACTGTCGGGCTATCCGCATCTGGAGGAGGCCTACTGGTTCGGCGAGGGCGTCACCCCCGAGCTGGCCGCGCGGGGCCTGCTGCCGACGGTCCCCGCCTCCCCGCTCCTCGGCGTACCAGCGGCCAACGGGCGCCCGGCCTCGGCACCCGGAGGGGCTCCGCTGCTGGTGGGAGGGGGTCGCTAG
- a CDS encoding NAD(P)-binding domain-containing protein, with amino-acid sequence MNDFGAQDVDVVVIGAGQAGLSGAYHLRRAGFEPDRDFVVLDHAPRAGGAWQFRWPSLTYGKVHGMHALPGMELTGADPARPSSEVIGEYFTDYEDAFGLRVHRPVDVSAVREGEGGRLRVETSEGVYATRALINATGTWDRPFWPRYPGQETFRGRQLHTANYPGPEEFAGRRVVVVGGGASGTQHLMEIAEYAAATTWVTRRPPVFREGPFTEEWGRAAVAMVEERVRRGLPPKSVVSVTGLPLNDAIRAARESGVLDRLPMFDRITPSGVAWDDGRVVDADVILWATGFRPVIDHLAPLKLRGPGGGIAIDGTRAVKDERIHLVGYGPSASTIGANRAGRAAVREIRKLLDAPVEVR; translated from the coding sequence GTGAACGACTTCGGGGCACAGGACGTGGACGTGGTGGTCATCGGCGCCGGACAGGCGGGTCTGTCCGGCGCCTACCATCTGCGCCGGGCGGGGTTCGAGCCGGACCGCGACTTCGTGGTCCTCGACCACGCGCCCCGGGCGGGCGGCGCCTGGCAGTTCCGCTGGCCCTCACTGACGTACGGCAAGGTGCACGGGATGCACGCGCTGCCCGGAATGGAGCTGACCGGCGCGGACCCGGCCCGGCCCTCCTCGGAGGTGATCGGGGAGTACTTCACCGACTACGAGGACGCCTTCGGGCTGCGGGTGCACCGGCCCGTGGACGTGAGCGCCGTACGGGAGGGCGAGGGCGGGCGGCTGCGGGTGGAGACGTCCGAGGGTGTGTACGCCACGCGCGCGCTGATCAACGCCACCGGCACCTGGGACCGGCCGTTCTGGCCGCGCTACCCGGGCCAGGAGACGTTCCGGGGACGCCAGCTGCACACCGCGAACTACCCCGGGCCCGAGGAGTTCGCGGGCCGGCGGGTGGTCGTGGTCGGCGGGGGCGCCTCCGGCACCCAGCATCTGATGGAGATCGCGGAGTACGCGGCCGCCACGACCTGGGTGACCCGGCGCCCGCCGGTGTTCCGGGAGGGCCCGTTCACCGAGGAGTGGGGGCGGGCGGCGGTCGCCATGGTCGAGGAGCGCGTACGTCGGGGCCTGCCGCCCAAGAGTGTGGTGTCGGTGACGGGGCTGCCGCTGAACGACGCGATCCGTGCCGCGCGCGAGAGCGGGGTGCTGGACCGGCTGCCGATGTTCGACCGGATCACGCCGAGCGGGGTGGCGTGGGACGACGGGCGGGTCGTGGACGCGGACGTCATCCTCTGGGCCACCGGGTTCCGGCCCGTGATCGACCATCTGGCGCCGCTGAAGTTGCGGGGGCCCGGCGGTGGCATAGCGATCGATGGCACCCGGGCGGTCAAGGACGAGCGGATCCATCTGGTCGGCTATGGGCCTTCGGCGTCCACGATCGGGGCGAACCGGGCGGGGCGGGCGGCGGTCCGGGAGATCAGGAAGCTGCTCGACGCCCCCGTTGAGGTGCGCTGA
- the mltG gene encoding endolytic transglycosylase MltG: MTESTRGASGPRPRLTRRGRLLLGLLALLLVVGGAVLVLVLRETGGKVKSLVVPEGWRAGQVYAAVDKSLGVAAGTTRRAASEAELALPADARGNPEGYLFPATYPVTGKTTPRGLLAYMVDTANKRFGKDHIGAGARRQGMTVYQTVTVASIVQAEADTAADMGRVSRVVHNRLAKGMPLQMDSTLNYALNRSTLATTHADTRTDSPYNTYARGGLPPTPIGNPGQQALDAAIAPPPGDWLYFVTVAPGDTRFTADYAEQQRNVREFNRNQAKVTR, encoded by the coding sequence ATGACGGAGTCCACGCGCGGGGCGTCCGGCCCCCGGCCCCGGCTCACCCGGCGCGGCCGGCTGCTCCTGGGCCTCCTCGCCCTGCTGCTCGTGGTGGGAGGAGCGGTGCTCGTCCTGGTGCTGCGGGAGACCGGCGGCAAGGTGAAGTCCCTGGTCGTCCCGGAGGGCTGGCGGGCCGGGCAGGTGTACGCCGCGGTCGACAAGAGCCTCGGCGTGGCGGCGGGCACCACCCGCCGGGCGGCCTCCGAGGCGGAGCTCGCCCTCCCGGCCGACGCCCGGGGCAACCCCGAGGGCTATCTGTTCCCGGCCACCTACCCGGTGACGGGGAAGACCACCCCGCGCGGACTGCTCGCCTATATGGTCGACACCGCCAACAAGCGGTTCGGCAAGGACCACATCGGCGCGGGCGCCCGACGGCAGGGCATGACGGTCTATCAGACCGTGACCGTCGCCAGCATCGTGCAGGCCGAGGCCGACACCGCCGCCGACATGGGCAGGGTCTCCCGGGTCGTCCACAACCGGCTGGCCAAGGGCATGCCGCTGCAGATGGACTCGACGCTCAACTACGCGCTCAACCGTTCCACCCTGGCCACCACCCACGCCGACACCCGCACCGACAGCCCGTACAACACCTACGCGCGCGGCGGGCTGCCGCCGACACCGATCGGCAACCCGGGACAACAGGCGCTGGACGCGGCGATCGCCCCGCCGCCGGGGGACTGGCTCTACTTCGTCACGGTGGCGCCCGGGGACACGCGCTTCACGGCGGACTACGCGGAACAGCAGCGAAACGTACGGGAGTTCAACCGGAACCAGGCCAAAGTCACCCGCTGA
- a CDS encoding ABC transporter ATP-binding protein — MHPEESSWTPSPRDREQPPAQTRRILRLFRPYRGRLAIVGLLVAASSLVSVASPFLLREILDVAIPQGRTGLLSLLALGMLATAVVTGVFGVLQTLISTTVGQRVMHDLRTGVYAQLQRMPLAFFTRTRTGEVQSRIANDIGGMQATVTSTATSLVSNLTAVIATVVAMLALDWRLTAVSLLLLPVFVWISRKVGRERKKITTQRQKQMAAMAAEVTESLSVSGILLGRTMGRADSLTKSFAAESERLVDLEVRSSMAGRWRMSTIGIVMAAMPAVIYWAAGIALQSGGPSISIGTLVAFVSLQQGLFRPAVSLLSTGVQMQTSLALFQRIFEYLDLPVDITETEDPVRLEKVRGEIRFESVDFSYDEKSGPTLSGVDLTVPAGTSLAVVGPTGSGKSTLSYLVPRLYDVTGGRVTLDGVDVRDLDFDTLARAVGVVSQETYLFHASVADNLRFAKPDATAEELEAAARTAQIHDHIASLPDGYDTVVGERGYRFSGGEKQRLAIARTILRDPPVLILDEATSALDTRTEHAVQQAIDALSAGRTTLTIAHRLSTVRDADQIVVLDGGRIAERGTHEQLLDQDGKYAALVRRDARLAPVAS, encoded by the coding sequence ATGCACCCCGAAGAATCCTCCTGGACGCCCTCGCCCCGTGACCGCGAGCAGCCGCCCGCCCAGACGCGGCGCATCCTGCGGCTCTTCCGCCCCTACCGCGGCCGGCTGGCGATCGTCGGCCTGCTGGTCGCCGCGTCCTCACTCGTCTCGGTCGCCTCGCCGTTCCTGCTGCGCGAGATCCTGGACGTCGCCATCCCGCAGGGCCGCACCGGGCTGCTCAGCCTGCTCGCCCTGGGCATGCTCGCCACCGCCGTCGTCACCGGGGTCTTCGGCGTCCTGCAGACGCTGATCTCGACGACCGTCGGCCAGCGCGTCATGCACGACCTGCGCACCGGTGTCTACGCCCAGCTCCAGCGGATGCCGCTCGCCTTCTTCACCCGGACCCGGACCGGCGAGGTCCAGTCCCGCATCGCCAACGACATCGGCGGCATGCAGGCGACCGTCACCTCCACCGCCACCTCGCTCGTCTCCAACCTCACGGCCGTGATCGCCACCGTCGTCGCCATGCTGGCGCTCGACTGGCGGCTGACCGCCGTCTCGCTGCTCCTGCTGCCGGTCTTCGTCTGGATCAGCCGCAAGGTCGGGCGCGAGCGCAAGAAGATCACGACCCAGCGCCAGAAGCAGATGGCCGCGATGGCCGCCGAGGTCACCGAGTCGCTGTCGGTCAGCGGCATCCTGCTCGGCCGCACCATGGGCCGCGCCGACTCGCTCACCAAGTCCTTCGCCGCCGAGTCCGAGCGCCTGGTCGACCTCGAAGTGCGCTCCAGCATGGCCGGGCGGTGGCGGATGTCGACCATCGGCATCGTCATGGCCGCCATGCCCGCCGTCATCTACTGGGCGGCGGGCATCGCCCTCCAGTCCGGCGGCCCCTCGATCTCCATCGGCACGCTCGTCGCGTTCGTCTCGCTTCAGCAGGGCCTGTTCCGGCCCGCCGTGAGCCTGCTCTCCACCGGCGTGCAGATGCAGACCTCGCTCGCCCTCTTCCAGCGCATCTTCGAATACCTCGACCTCCCGGTCGACATCACCGAGACCGAGGACCCGGTCCGCCTGGAGAAGGTCCGCGGCGAGATCCGCTTCGAGTCGGTCGACTTCAGTTACGACGAGAAGAGCGGCCCCACCCTCAGCGGGGTCGACCTGACCGTCCCGGCCGGCACCAGCCTCGCCGTCGTCGGTCCCACCGGCTCCGGCAAGTCCACGCTCAGCTATCTGGTGCCCCGGCTGTACGACGTGACGGGCGGCCGGGTCACGCTCGACGGCGTCGACGTGCGCGACCTGGACTTCGACACCCTCGCGCGCGCGGTCGGCGTCGTCTCCCAGGAGACCTACCTCTTCCACGCCTCCGTCGCCGACAACCTGCGCTTCGCCAAGCCCGACGCCACCGCCGAGGAACTGGAGGCCGCCGCCCGCACGGCCCAGATCCACGACCACATCGCCTCGCTGCCCGATGGCTACGACACGGTGGTCGGCGAGCGCGGCTACCGCTTCTCCGGCGGCGAGAAGCAGCGGCTCGCCATCGCCCGGACGATCCTGCGCGACCCGCCCGTCCTGATCCTGGACGAGGCGACCAGCGCACTGGACACCCGTACGGAACACGCGGTGCAGCAGGCCATCGACGCGCTCTCGGCGGGCCGCACCACGCTCACCATCGCGCACCGGCTCTCCACCGTCCGCGACGCGGACCAGATCGTCGTCCTGGACGGCGGCCGGATAGCCGAGCGCGGCACTCACGAGCAACTGCTCGACCAGGACGGCAAGTACGCCGCACTGGTGCGCCGCGACGCACGGCTGGCGCCGGTCGCCTCCTGA
- a CDS encoding MarR family winged helix-turn-helix transcriptional regulator, whose product MSTTDADGVLAEQLLRLTRRLHRIHKQHLEPVGITPAQSRLLRTVAHYESPPRMADLAARLEVVPRAVTTLVDGLEESGNVRRVPDPTNRRVVRIELTDTGRATLRSLRGARRGAAEEILAPLSADQREVLGGLLSALVDGVPERRC is encoded by the coding sequence ATGAGCACCACCGACGCCGACGGCGTGCTGGCCGAGCAGCTGCTCCGGCTCACCCGCCGGCTCCACCGCATCCACAAGCAGCATCTGGAGCCGGTCGGCATCACCCCCGCCCAGTCCCGGCTGCTGCGGACGGTCGCGCACTACGAGAGCCCGCCCCGCATGGCCGATCTCGCCGCCCGTCTGGAGGTGGTCCCGCGCGCCGTGACCACCCTGGTCGACGGGCTGGAGGAGAGTGGCAACGTGCGCCGGGTCCCCGACCCGACCAACCGCCGCGTGGTGCGTATCGAGCTCACCGACACCGGCCGGGCGACGCTGCGTTCCCTGCGCGGCGCGCGCCGGGGCGCGGCGGAGGAGATCCTGGCGCCGCTGTCCGCCGACCAGCGCGAGGTGCTCGGCGGACTGCTGTCCGCTCTGGTCGACGGAGTGCCGGAGCGCCGCTGCTGA